A stretch of DNA from Microvirgula aerodenitrificans DSM 15089:
ATTCAGTAGCACTCAGCTTTAGAGCCCGGTGGTTAATGTAGCCGGTTTTCCGGCTAACTGCTTCGCATAGGCTGACGGTGTCAGCCCACCCAAACACCTCTTTGGTCTCTCGTCGTTGTACTCCCGTCTCCACACCTCGATGACGACACGGGCGTGAGCCAAAGTGGTGAACCAGTGCTCGTTCAGACACTCGTCCCGAAACCGTCCGTTGAACGACTCGATGTAGGCATTCTGGTTTGGCTTGCCAGGCTCGATTTGCCGCAGCAGTACTCCGCGCTGATGCGCCCAGGTGAGCATGGCTCGGCCACAGAATTCCTTGCCATTGTCG
This window harbors:
- a CDS encoding integrase core domain-containing protein gives rise to the protein DNGKEFCGRAMLTWAHQRGVLLRQIEPGKPNQNAYIESFNGRFRDECLNEHWFTTLAHARVVIEVWRREYNDERPKRCLGGLTPSAYAKQLAGKPATLTTGL